The Ricinus communis isolate WT05 ecotype wild-type chromosome 8, ASM1957865v1, whole genome shotgun sequence sequence AATCGTTTccctatattttttatttttccagtCGGCATTGTTCGGCCCGACTTAGGAGCCCAAATCAAAAGTGAAGTTCAGTGCTAACAAACCCTAGCTAACTTCCttcttgaattagaaaatcTATCCGTCTACTTTAGGAGCCTCTTTACAGAATCAAATTAGGGATTTTGAAATTCTCTGCGGGCATTAAAGTATGGCAAAGGAAGAAAAACGGAAAGGAAAATTTGatgataaagaagaagaagaaaaggcgGTGATAGAACTGAGCAGCGGTGACGAAGATGATAATGAGGCTAACGAGGATCTGAGCTTGAAGATTGTTGAGAAAGCGTTGTTAATGAGAGCTGCAAAATTGGCTCAAAACGACAACGAGATTGTCGTtttggatgatgatgatgatgatgaggatgatTATAATGTGTCTAAGAATGATAGCGGTGTTGTCGGTGTCAGTAGTGGCCGTGATGAGGCTGAATCGGTGGTGGTTAAGGAGgttaagaagaagaagaagaaaaagaagattcaaaagaaagaaattgaaaaccAATATGTGAGTTCAATCTCtattttattggatttgattcaattttttatttgccaTTGAAGTATACCTATTCCATGATTGCAATTAGGTTGTTGCTGCAAAGGAAGAAGGGCAGGTGGAAACAGTTGCAAAGGAAGAAGATAGAGAAACAATTGAAAAGATAGTGGAGGTAGTGGAGAATGGCGAGGCAGGTCAATTAGATGAAAATGTGGATAGTCATGCTGTTGAAGTAGCTCAAAATATGGTGCTGCGAAAGCTTCTTGtgagtttaattaaaatgtgTTTACTGTGTTTGTTGAATTTGtgatatatcaataaataaatgagaatGCCAAATCAATATGAAGGGTTCAAGTGAGTTGAGTATgtcttttatgtttattctttCAGCGAGGTCCGAGATACTTTGATTCCCCGGATAGTGGCTGGTCCACATGTTTTAATTGTGGAAAGGAAGGTCATATGGCTGTGAATTGTCCATCATTTGAGAAGAAGAGGAAACCTTGCTTTCTTTGTGGGGGTTTGGACCATGGTGTCAAGCAGTGTTCTAAGGTTTGTAATTGAGAATTACTACactgagatttgtttattaatagTTATGGGTTCAGCTAGTTTATTTGGACTTGTTGCAtaattccttttttctttttgtgctGAGGTTGTCTCATTTTGGACAAACAAAAATCTTTTGATTTCTAACTTGTACTggataaataacttttataaattgagACTCATTTAAGAAACAATAGATAATGGTAATTAATGTCAGCTTGTACAACACATGCATAACCAACTCTTATCgtcttctttttcctcttctttagtcttctgttttcttcattttaagTTTAAGTTTGCCTTGGAATTCTAATATTAGATGGTTTTGTAACTTGAATTTGATTTTGTCTGAGTTTTCTTTGTTTGATTTCTTTGTAGGAACGACTTTGCATTATTTGTAAATCAGTCGGTCACCGTCCAAACAGGTGTCCAGAGAAACATAAGGGTGGTCCACAGAGTTCAAAAGTTTGTTTGAAATGTGGAGACTCTGGGCATGATATGTTCTCATGCAGGAATAGTTATCCTCTTGATGATCTCAAGgttctttttccattttttttttctattggtctttctctctctctctctctctcttcatttttttcttttctgttcgACTTAAAATGAAAGCTGTAAATATGATGACGAGTTTATTCGTTTCttaacctttttcttttcatctttcCAGGAGATACAGTGTTACATCTGCAAGAATGGAGGCCATCTATGTTGTGTAAACTTTGTTGATAATAGTCCAAGAGAAGTTTCTTGCTACAAATGTGGTGAACTGGGTCATACTGGTTCAGTAAGTCCTAATTAACGTTCTCAAtgcctcttttcttttgttctcaTGATTACAGAACAATCATGGATATATTTAGACACTAAAATGCCCATGTACTCTTATTGTTCTGAAGTATAGAATTTTCTGCTGTTCTATGTTatataatttgttaatatagAACGTCTATGTCATTGTTACTATAGCTCTTTTTACAATCTTGGAATGGTCAAGCAAAAACATCTTCATAGTGACATTTTCAAGGCCTAGAGACAGCAGTATTgttttctgatgatgatttCGATGACTTAATGTATACTACAAAAGATCATAttgccttttttttctttcaatgtGTGAGGATAATCTACTAAGTGGCTGATAgtgtttttatgttatttttggTGCTACTGCTGCTCGGAGCAATACGATGCCATACTATAGTTAATTCATTtacttgtttctttttttttctaaaaatatttgggTGAAGTCAATGCATTGATTTCTGAAGAAATAAGTATCTTCCTTTTCACCTTTTATATTGATCTTTTTCATACATGTTCCCTATTGCAGTAATATTAATTCTCTAACAGATGCTTgtgataattttattgatttccATGTTTCGAACTCTGTGCTAGtataaattgtattttattcATGCTCCTGGTTGATCTGTTCCTTGACTTGGCCTTTTGTGGcataattttgtattattataaccaGCCTCTTCTTAATGCATGGATATTAATTTGCGCAGGAATGCTCAAGCTTGCATGATGAAGCCACCACTACAGCCCCATCTAGTTCATGCTTCAGATGTGGTGAAGAAGGACACTTTGTACGTGATTGCACAAGTTCTGTAAAGGCAAGTTTTATCATAGACTGCTTATATGAGTTCCCAAAATGAATATTTGTTGCTCATGTATCTTGCATTCCTTTTGGCTTAGCTGCCAATTTGTATCTCCCTGGTCTCctattaacatatatatatatatatatatatatatgtctctaaatttctttcttcaagTCATTTGTGGACGACAGGAAAGAGCTGTTGTTGTTTATTAACAACAAGTCTtctatgaaagaaaaatttactCTTCTTAATTTTGCACTCCTCTAATTGAGaatgaaaacaacaccatTACGGATCTGCCAAGGAACAACCAAATAGCTACGCCACCAAATGGATTGATACCATCGCATTCCTTGATACCTTCGACAAACCACCACAAGCCATCtaccaaattaaaaattaaacttttttagcTCAAAGCAAACAGGACTAGCATATTGAAAGTGATTTAGGAAGATATGGGAGTATAGAGGTTTATTGCCGGCAGCGACAAGTTTAGGCTGCAAATTCGGATTTCAGTTATTCTTTTTGAACTAGGCAATCTTAATTACTTGGGCATCTAAATATTGTAATTCATTATGAGACATTTGACATTTGTAGAAGTCATGCTTGTTGATTTTTATGCAGGCTGGGAGAAGGAATCATGAGCAATCAACCCCTACTTTGAGACCccatagagaaaataaagaagctTTGGGATACAAATCTGCTCCTCAAGATCTCGGCAAGTCTCGTAAAAAGAGGAAATCCAAGTCTGGAGAAAGAAGCAATACCACAcctaaaaaatcaaaacaaagaGGTGGATGGCTGACAGAAGATCCTACTGGGGATTTTTCCCAGTCAAAGTTCAAAAAGAACCATTGGAGGTCTCCTTCAAAACTATCATACCAGGGTCATAAGATTTCTACTGGAACCACTGGCGGTCATCCAGGTATGTCAAGTTCTCCATCTTATAAGAAAATGCGAAATAATCATTGGGGACCTTCACAATTGCAAGGTTCAGCTTCTCCTTTCCATCAAAGATATTCAGCTTCAAGGTTTAGCAACTCCAGCAATGCTGGATTCAGGAGAAACTATAATGACAGGTGGTACTAATTTAAGTTTGCATGTAAACTACAGAAAAGGGCTTTTGAAACTTGTATTCTCTCTTCTGATTCCTCCCATACCATGTGTAACCTTGTAACAACCTCAGCTTTAATTcgagttatttatttattcatccATTTCTTCCGTATATGAATTTCCACTAGTGGTTTACACCATCTTAACCAAGTACGCAAAGGCTCAGCCATCTCTCATTGTAACCTTGTACCAATTAGAATATTTGATGGATTAACTGGAGACttcacttctttttttcttttttcctttttttttttttcggtTTATGTTGCTTGCCGGTTATGAATCCTTGTGTTTTATGTCATCTGCTTGCTTGAGTTTGGATAAACACTGGAATCATTGCCACTAGTATGATGCCTATGTGTATGCATTCTCAATTTTAGGTCAATacttcaaatttaataattctttaaaaCAATGGGAGTAAAAACTGATTGCCACTAGTTTTGAGAAattcttatttctttcatttcttccaTTTCTTGTGAAGTAAAACAATGCGTTTGCAATAAGTTACTTGGTGGTGTAACttgtaataaaaaagaagaaagtcgAATACATGCGACAAATCACTTGGGTGGTGGTAGAGAGGGCAAACCAACAGGATTTAATCATTTCATGTTATGTTTCTTTGGGGGGGACCAGTTGGATTTGTAGAACCTCTGGTTTGGgcaaaaatatgtatttttctgATATTCTAAGATAGCAATTtggttaataaaattatactaaagtACCATATTTAAGTTAAACTAGTCGATTAAGTTGAACTAGTTGTTTAAGTTAAACTAATTAGTTGTAaaaccgttattattatttcaattataaaatcaattttataaatataatttaataagtttttaatttttaatattaatttataatattttaaaaattataacaaattatttttaaatgtctttcttaattt is a genomic window containing:
- the LOC8289536 gene encoding protein AIR1, whose amino-acid sequence is MAKEEKRKGKFDDKEEEEKAVIELSSGDEDDNEANEDLSLKIVEKALLMRAAKLAQNDNEIVVLDDDDDDEDDYNVSKNDSGVVGVSSGRDEAESVVVKEVKKKKKKKKIQKKEIENQYVVAAKEEGQVETVAKEEDRETIEKIVEVVENGEAGQLDENVDSHAVEVAQNMVLRKLLRGPRYFDSPDSGWSTCFNCGKEGHMAVNCPSFEKKRKPCFLCGGLDHGVKQCSKERLCIICKSVGHRPNRCPEKHKGGPQSSKVCLKCGDSGHDMFSCRNSYPLDDLKEIQCYICKNGGHLCCVNFVDNSPREVSCYKCGELGHTGSECSSLHDEATTTAPSSSCFRCGEEGHFVRDCTSSVKAGRRNHEQSTPTLRPHRENKEALGYKSAPQDLGKSRKKRKSKSGERSNTTPKKSKQRGGWLTEDPTGDFSQSKFKKNHWRSPSKLSYQGHKISTGTTGGHPGMSSSPSYKKMRNNHWGPSQLQGSASPFHQRYSASRFSNSSNAGFRRNYNDRWY